Proteins encoded by one window of Serratia nevei:
- a CDS encoding YdgH/BhsA/McbA-like domain containing protein: MKLIPSIAAVLIAAASFSTFAAPLSSVKQVNSEQAANLQSLGVVSVSGISGSPHDAIHALKEKAAADGAGHYRIIGLDTPGDSSNWRGNAEIYR; this comes from the coding sequence ATGAAACTTATCCCAAGCATCGCAGCAGTATTGATCGCCGCCGCTTCCTTCTCCACTTTCGCCGCGCCGCTGTCGTCGGTGAAACAGGTCAACAGCGAACAGGCCGCCAATCTGCAAAGCCTCGGCGTGGTGTCGGTTTCCGGCATTAGCGGCTCACCGCATGACGCCATTCACGCCCTGAAAGAAAAAGCCGCGGCGGACGGCGCCGGCCATTACCGCATTATCGGTCTGGACACCCCCGGGGATTCCAGCAACTGGCGCGGCAATGCGGAAATTTATCGCTAA
- a CDS encoding class I SAM-dependent methyltransferase: MLNATRLQLMNHFAYLQQFMASPRTVGTLAPSSPWLCQAMLNQVEWTRALSIAELGAADGVLTKRILGRMRADAALEAFEIQPHFVHRLRGIDDRRLQVMAHSATQMATDYDVVFSCLPLLSIPVRISVRILQQARQRLLARNGTLVLFQYSHLSEKLLSRYFHWKRLRVVRNFPPALVYVCTPR; this comes from the coding sequence ATGTTAAATGCGACCCGGCTGCAACTGATGAATCACTTCGCTTACCTGCAGCAATTTATGGCTTCACCGCGCACCGTCGGTACGCTGGCGCCTTCTTCCCCGTGGCTGTGCCAGGCGATGCTGAACCAGGTTGAATGGACCCGGGCGCTGTCGATCGCGGAGCTGGGGGCGGCGGACGGCGTATTGACCAAACGCATTCTGGGGCGGATGCGCGCCGATGCGGCGCTGGAGGCTTTCGAGATCCAACCGCATTTCGTGCATCGGCTGCGGGGGATAGACGATCGGCGGCTGCAGGTGATGGCCCATTCGGCGACACAAATGGCCACGGATTATGACGTGGTGTTTTCCTGCCTGCCGCTGCTGTCGATCCCGGTCAGGATCAGCGTGCGCATCCTTCAGCAGGCCCGGCAGCGGCTGCTGGCGCGCAACGGCACGCTGGTGCTGTTCCAATACAGCCACCTGTCGGAAAAATTGCTGTCCCGCTATTTTCACTGGAAGCGCCTGCGGGTGGTGCGCAATTTCCCGCCGGCGCTGGTGTATGTCTGTACGCCGCGTTAA
- a CDS encoding GNAT family N-acetyltransferase produces the protein MDQRIIPLSECPQFADVCAAWAFGQWGSQRGGTLERTQLRFAQCSRPSGDHLTLMMIDGDRPVGMASLWPSDDHQRQDLTPWLAGVFVHPDHRRKGIAHRLEMAIVEAARQRHHSILHLITDKSEALYAGWGWQPLERRRQYDEDVVVMVKTL, from the coding sequence ATGGATCAACGCATTATTCCGCTGTCGGAGTGCCCGCAGTTTGCCGATGTGTGCGCCGCCTGGGCCTTCGGCCAGTGGGGTTCACAACGCGGCGGCACGCTGGAGCGCACCCAGCTGCGCTTCGCCCAATGCAGCCGGCCAAGCGGCGATCACCTGACGCTGATGATGATCGACGGCGATCGCCCGGTGGGCATGGCCAGCCTGTGGCCCAGCGACGATCATCAGCGCCAGGATCTCACCCCGTGGCTGGCCGGCGTCTTCGTGCATCCCGATCACCGCCGCAAGGGCATTGCCCACCGCCTGGAGATGGCGATCGTCGAAGCGGCGCGGCAGCGCCATCATTCGATTTTGCATCTCATCACCGACAAATCGGAAGCGCTGTACGCCGGCTGGGGTTGGCAACCTCTGGAGCGCCGGCGGCAGTATGACGAAGACGTGGTTGTGATGGTGAAAACGCTGTAG
- a CDS encoding ABC transporter substrate-binding protein — protein sequence MRNSLILLLLSLCFGVFSAQAKTVTDITGRQVVVPDNPQRIVVGESRMLYTLALLEPGNPAQRIVGWPADLARFDAQSWQLYTQKFPQIAAIPIISGNNFRQVNIESLLQLKPDLVILARYAREDGDNDLLVSALNKAGVAVIYVDLRIDLLNNTVPSVRLLGEVLNRQQRAEQFIAFYQQHMAVIQQRLAGYQGPKPKVMLHLHLGRRDTCCTTAAHGNLGDLLTFAGGDNIANASVKGVYGELNPETILSANPDVYLATGMAGPQGKRLSDLRLGPQVSQQDAADSFRRLIATQPMLASLQAVKHHRAWSVWHNFYLSPYHVVLVEMFAKAFYPDLFADINPQQTFQQLYQQFLPLPFSGTYWSQLDNE from the coding sequence ATGCGCAATTCCCTCATTTTACTGCTGCTTTCCCTGTGCTTCGGCGTGTTCTCCGCTCAGGCGAAGACGGTGACCGATATCACCGGCCGCCAGGTCGTGGTGCCGGACAACCCGCAGCGCATCGTGGTGGGGGAAAGCCGCATGCTGTATACGCTGGCGCTGCTGGAGCCGGGCAACCCGGCGCAGCGCATCGTCGGCTGGCCGGCGGATCTGGCGCGGTTCGATGCGCAAAGCTGGCAGCTCTATACGCAGAAGTTCCCGCAGATCGCCGCGATCCCCATTATCAGCGGCAATAATTTCCGCCAGGTCAATATTGAAAGCCTGCTGCAGCTGAAGCCGGATCTGGTGATCCTGGCGCGCTACGCGCGTGAAGACGGCGATAACGATCTGCTGGTTTCCGCGCTGAACAAGGCCGGCGTGGCGGTAATCTACGTCGATCTGCGCATCGATCTGCTGAACAACACCGTGCCGAGCGTACGGCTGCTGGGCGAAGTGCTCAATCGCCAGCAGCGCGCTGAGCAGTTCATCGCGTTTTATCAGCAGCATATGGCTGTGATTCAGCAGCGGCTGGCGGGCTATCAGGGGCCGAAGCCCAAAGTGATGCTGCACCTGCATCTGGGGCGGCGCGACACCTGCTGCACCACCGCCGCGCATGGCAACCTTGGCGATCTGCTGACCTTCGCCGGCGGCGACAACATCGCCAACGCCAGCGTCAAAGGGGTGTACGGTGAGCTGAACCCGGAAACCATCCTGAGCGCCAATCCCGACGTTTACCTCGCCACCGGCATGGCCGGGCCGCAGGGCAAGCGGCTGTCCGATCTGCGCCTCGGGCCGCAGGTCAGCCAACAGGACGCCGCCGACAGCTTCCGCCGGCTGATCGCCACACAGCCGATGCTGGCCAGCCTGCAGGCGGTGAAGCATCACCGCGCCTGGAGCGTCTGGCACAACTTTTACCTCAGCCCGTACCACGTGGTGCTGGTCGAGATGTTCGCCAAAGCGTTTTACCCGGATCTGTTCGCCGACATTAACCCGCAGCAGACCTTCCAACAGCTGTATCAGCAGTTTTTGCCGTTACCTTTTTCAGGGACCTATTGGAGTCAGTTAGATAATGAATAA
- a CDS encoding TonB-dependent siderophore receptor — protein MNNNKRGWWCALPLAACATSPTWAAEKAAPQEESLVVVGRKDADGVQSYQPLTSVTGTRSETNLLNVPQAIDVVPQQVITDQAVSSLDEALYNVSGITQANTLGGTQDAVMKRGFGDNRDGSILRDGVRSVQARNFTPTTERVEVLKGPASMLYGMGEPGGMINMITKKPQLQQHTHVEGWGSSFNGGGGQLDVTGPLGTSGFAYRMIVDHDETDYWRNFGRNRQTVIAPSLMWYGENTTVRLAYEHMEYLVPFDRGTIIDSRTGKPVNTPRDRRFDEAYNATRGDQDSITLQIDQTLNERWKSSLTYAYSRNSYSDNQARATALNPVTGVLSRQADSTANAVSHANAVQLTLNGDVDWGSINHQMLFGFDFEDNRTYRGDMIRGKKNSDFNIYHPVYGLMPPSTAVSAKDSDQRENLTSYGWFMQDSIQLTDKWLVMGGLRYDAFDVYAGKGRPFQANTDSSDSKLVPRAGVVYKLTPYVSLYSSYTESFKPNSSIATQIGSLPPEQGKSWEVGGKLALPNGVTGTLALFDITKRNVMVNELVEGETVTRTAGRVRSQGVELDVAGNLTDSLSLIGSYAYTDARVVDDPDNKGKEMTNVARHTASLFLTQNLGSPGLYSGDEVRIGAGARYVGRRPGDAANSFSLDNYTVADAFAAYTMPINGYRVKWQLNVKNLFDKTYYPSSGGNLRVAVGEPREVVLRGSIDF, from the coding sequence ATGAATAACAACAAGCGCGGCTGGTGGTGCGCATTGCCTTTGGCGGCCTGCGCGACATCGCCGACGTGGGCGGCGGAGAAAGCCGCGCCGCAGGAAGAGAGCCTGGTTGTGGTCGGCCGCAAAGATGCCGACGGCGTGCAGAGCTATCAGCCGTTGACCAGCGTCACCGGCACCCGCAGCGAAACCAACCTGCTGAACGTGCCGCAGGCGATCGACGTGGTGCCGCAGCAGGTGATTACCGATCAGGCGGTCAGCAGCCTGGACGAAGCGCTGTACAACGTCAGCGGCATTACCCAGGCCAACACGCTGGGCGGCACCCAGGACGCGGTCATGAAACGCGGCTTCGGCGACAACCGCGACGGCTCCATTCTGCGCGACGGCGTGCGCTCGGTGCAGGCGCGCAACTTTACGCCGACCACCGAGCGGGTGGAGGTGCTCAAGGGGCCGGCCTCGATGCTGTACGGCATGGGCGAGCCGGGCGGGATGATCAATATGATCACCAAAAAACCCCAGCTGCAGCAGCACACCCACGTGGAAGGCTGGGGCAGCAGCTTCAACGGCGGCGGCGGCCAGCTCGACGTTACCGGGCCGCTCGGCACGTCGGGGTTTGCCTATCGCATGATCGTCGATCACGATGAAACCGATTACTGGCGCAACTTTGGCCGCAATCGCCAGACAGTGATCGCGCCGTCGTTGATGTGGTACGGCGAGAACACCACCGTGCGCTTGGCCTATGAACATATGGAATATCTGGTGCCGTTCGATCGCGGCACCATTATCGATTCGCGCACCGGCAAACCGGTGAATACGCCGCGCGATCGCCGTTTTGACGAGGCCTATAACGCCACCCGCGGCGATCAGGACAGCATTACCCTGCAGATCGATCAAACGCTCAACGAGCGCTGGAAAAGCTCGCTGACCTACGCCTACAGCCGCAACAGCTACAGCGACAACCAGGCGCGCGCCACGGCGCTGAACCCGGTGACCGGCGTGTTGAGCCGCCAGGCCGACTCGACCGCCAACGCCGTCAGCCACGCCAACGCGGTGCAGCTGACGCTCAATGGCGACGTGGACTGGGGCAGCATCAACCACCAGATGCTGTTCGGCTTCGATTTTGAAGATAACCGCACCTACCGCGGCGACATGATCCGCGGCAAAAAGAACAGCGATTTCAATATCTATCATCCGGTATACGGCCTGATGCCGCCGTCGACGGCGGTCAGCGCCAAAGACAGCGACCAGCGGGAAAACCTCACCAGCTACGGTTGGTTTATGCAGGATTCCATCCAGCTAACCGATAAATGGCTGGTGATGGGCGGGCTGCGTTACGATGCTTTCGACGTCTATGCCGGCAAGGGGCGGCCGTTCCAGGCCAATACCGACAGCTCGGACAGCAAGCTGGTGCCGCGCGCCGGGGTGGTGTACAAGCTGACGCCTTATGTGTCGCTGTACAGCAGCTATACCGAGTCGTTCAAGCCGAACTCTTCCATCGCCACCCAAATTGGTTCGCTGCCGCCGGAGCAGGGCAAGTCGTGGGAAGTCGGCGGCAAGCTGGCGTTGCCGAACGGCGTCACCGGCACGCTGGCGCTGTTCGACATCACCAAGCGCAACGTGATGGTCAATGAGCTGGTGGAGGGCGAAACCGTGACGCGCACCGCCGGGCGTGTGCGTTCGCAGGGCGTGGAGCTGGACGTAGCCGGTAACCTCACCGATTCGCTGAGCCTGATCGGCTCCTATGCGTATACCGACGCGCGGGTGGTGGACGATCCGGACAACAAGGGGAAAGAGATGACCAACGTGGCGCGCCACACCGCCTCGCTGTTCCTGACCCAGAACCTGGGCAGCCCGGGCCTGTACAGCGGCGATGAGGTGCGCATTGGCGCCGGTGCGCGCTACGTAGGACGCCGCCCGGGTGACGCTGCCAACAGCTTCTCCCTGGATAATTACACCGTTGCCGATGCGTTCGCCGCTTACACCATGCCGATCAACGGCTATCGGGTGAAATGGCAGCTGAACGTGAAGAACCTGTTCGATAAAACCTACTACCCGTCCAGCGGCGGTAATTTGCGCGTGGCGGTGGGGGAACCGCGTGAGGTGGTGCTGCGCGGCAGTATCGATTTCTAA
- a CDS encoding GNAT family N-acetyltransferase: MSLQIRLAQQRDIVHLMAVERSAAQLFRQQPEWRFIAEGEVMAPQQHAAFIAERREWLAESDNGECAGFIAVQVQGGDWHIAELSVAGTWQRQGVGRRLIGAVAEEAKRQGAGRLTLTTFIEVPWNAPYYRRLGFRPLDDARLTAALRRHLDEDLAHGFAVGSRCAMEFTLS; the protein is encoded by the coding sequence ATGAGCCTGCAGATTCGTTTGGCGCAGCAGCGGGATATCGTGCATCTGATGGCGGTTGAACGTTCGGCGGCGCAGCTGTTTCGCCAGCAGCCGGAATGGCGCTTTATCGCCGAAGGCGAGGTGATGGCCCCGCAGCAGCATGCCGCGTTTATTGCCGAACGCCGTGAATGGCTGGCGGAAAGCGACAACGGCGAGTGCGCCGGTTTTATCGCCGTGCAGGTTCAGGGGGGCGATTGGCACATCGCCGAATTGTCGGTCGCCGGCACCTGGCAGCGGCAGGGCGTCGGCCGTCGCCTGATCGGCGCGGTGGCGGAAGAGGCCAAACGGCAGGGCGCTGGCCGCCTGACGCTCACTACCTTCATTGAGGTGCCGTGGAATGCGCCTTACTACCGGCGGCTGGGATTCCGGCCGCTCGACGACGCGCGGCTCACGGCTGCCCTGCGGCGGCATCTGGATGAGGATCTGGCGCACGGCTTTGCCGTCGGCAGTCGCTGTGCCATGGAATTTACACTATCGTAA
- the aroL gene encoding shikimate kinase AroL — translation MTQTLFMIGARGAGKTTVGSALALALGYQFVDTDLFMQQAAQMSVAEMVECEGWLGFRRRETIALQTVTKPSTIVATGGGAILAEENRQFMRQHGTVIYLRAPASVLARRLEEFPEDAQRPTLTGRPIAEEMLEVLAAREALYQDAAHYVIDGAADPQRVVEQILAVLPRETVK, via the coding sequence ATGACACAAACCCTGTTCATGATAGGCGCTCGCGGAGCCGGCAAGACGACGGTAGGCAGCGCATTGGCGCTGGCGTTGGGCTATCAGTTCGTCGATACCGATCTGTTTATGCAGCAGGCGGCGCAGATGAGCGTGGCGGAAATGGTTGAGTGCGAGGGCTGGCTGGGGTTCCGCCGCCGCGAGACCATCGCGTTGCAAACCGTGACCAAGCCGTCAACTATAGTTGCCACCGGCGGCGGGGCGATCCTGGCGGAGGAGAACCGTCAGTTTATGCGTCAACATGGCACCGTTATCTACCTGCGCGCGCCGGCCAGCGTGTTGGCGCGGCGGTTGGAAGAGTTCCCGGAAGATGCGCAGCGCCCGACGCTCACCGGCAGGCCGATCGCCGAGGAGATGCTCGAGGTGCTGGCGGCGCGCGAAGCGCTGTATCAGGACGCCGCGCATTACGTGATAGACGGCGCCGCCGATCCGCAGCGGGTGGTGGAACAAATCCTCGCGGTGCTGCCGCGTGAGACGGTGAAGTAA
- a CDS encoding helix-turn-helix domain-containing protein yields the protein MTQIRSQRLQHEKKHLTPWHRHEGGQIYLLTHGMLAMELPGRQWAIAGGTLGWLPPGCAHQALACGDVAGWSLYLPVESLPEMPPQPQLFTASALLQALVERIAQFPAGPLSAPQQRLLQVLLDEMHAASRAPLQLPLPQDARLLNIARALLNDPASLRSQRDWAAWAGLSPRTLSRRFLQETGISFALWRQQARVLRSLEGLSRGEAVSEVADACGYDNVSAYIAAFRRRFGVTPGAYFAPARQTE from the coding sequence ATGACGCAGATCCGCAGCCAACGCCTTCAGCATGAAAAAAAACACCTGACGCCCTGGCACCGGCACGAAGGCGGCCAGATCTATCTCTTGACGCACGGCATGCTGGCCATGGAACTCCCGGGCCGGCAATGGGCGATCGCCGGCGGTACGCTGGGCTGGCTGCCGCCGGGATGCGCCCATCAGGCGCTGGCCTGCGGCGACGTGGCGGGCTGGAGTCTGTATCTGCCGGTGGAAAGCCTGCCGGAGATGCCGCCGCAGCCGCAGCTGTTCACGGCCTCTGCGCTGTTGCAAGCCCTGGTGGAGCGCATCGCGCAGTTTCCCGCCGGCCCGCTGAGTGCGCCGCAACAGCGGCTGCTGCAGGTGCTGCTGGACGAAATGCACGCGGCAAGCCGCGCCCCTTTGCAATTGCCGCTGCCGCAGGACGCACGGTTGCTGAACATCGCCCGGGCGCTGCTGAACGATCCCGCCAGCCTGCGCAGCCAGCGCGACTGGGCCGCCTGGGCCGGGCTCAGCCCGCGCACCCTGAGCCGCCGTTTTCTGCAGGAAACCGGCATCAGCTTCGCGCTGTGGCGCCAGCAGGCGCGGGTATTGCGTTCACTGGAGGGATTATCACGCGGCGAAGCGGTCAGCGAGGTGGCCGACGCCTGTGGCTATGACAACGTCAGCGCCTATATCGCCGCCTTTCGCCGCCGCTTCGGCGTCACGCCCGGGGCGTACTTTGCGCCGGCTCGGCAAACGGAATAA
- a CDS encoding nuclear transport factor 2 family protein, translating into MTQLTPLDLVLDTLQQVVASPEHRPAQIAARFSAGYRQQVDGKALNFEQFEQHMALLKRQTRRMTLSVIAAAEQGEAVLTHHLVELEKCDGSCSRVRVLAHFTVREGRICACDELTELLAGSPGDRDLGSRVSE; encoded by the coding sequence ATGACTCAACTTACCCCACTGGATCTGGTACTCGATACGCTGCAGCAGGTCGTCGCCAGCCCGGAACATCGCCCGGCGCAGATCGCCGCCCGCTTCAGCGCGGGCTACCGCCAGCAGGTGGATGGCAAGGCGCTGAACTTCGAGCAGTTTGAGCAACACATGGCGCTGCTGAAGCGGCAAACCCGCCGCATGACGCTGAGCGTGATCGCGGCGGCGGAGCAGGGCGAGGCGGTGCTGACCCACCATCTGGTCGAGCTGGAAAAGTGCGATGGTTCCTGCAGCCGCGTGCGGGTGCTGGCGCACTTCACCGTGCGTGAGGGCCGCATTTGCGCCTGTGACGAACTGACCGAGCTGTTGGCGGGCTCCCCCGGCGATCGCGATCTTGGCTCGCGCGTGTCGGAATGA
- a CDS encoding YaiA family protein, whose protein sequence is MRENDQPAYPRSARVVEVFRGDPSLHLRRFEVRTDDIEPNTLLSEHETEQEALDAKHRYEDEALEL, encoded by the coding sequence ATGCGCGAAAATGATCAACCTGCTTATCCACGGAGCGCCCGCGTCGTAGAGGTGTTTCGGGGCGACCCGAGCCTGCATCTGCGCCGTTTTGAAGTGCGCACCGACGACATTGAGCCGAATACGCTGCTCAGTGAACATGAAACCGAGCAGGAAGCGCTCGACGCCAAGCATCGCTATGAGGACGAGGCGTTAGAGCTCTGA
- a CDS encoding RNA polymerase sigma factor, whose amino-acid sequence MSNSELQALFLRHMRPLQTYLNAKLRDPQLAADLAQESFTRLTEQYPQGNILDIEAYLYKTAKNLMLDHLRQQQRRQTEAVEDDILAQYPSGEPALEQLAIDSQLLQLLQQALAGMPSRTQQIFRLNRLDGLTQAQVAAQLGVSLSTVEKHLASALERLMARMEEQ is encoded by the coding sequence ATGTCCAATTCCGAGTTGCAGGCGCTGTTTCTGCGCCACATGCGGCCGCTGCAAACTTATTTGAACGCCAAACTGCGCGACCCTCAGCTGGCCGCGGATTTGGCGCAGGAAAGTTTTACCCGCCTTACCGAGCAATACCCGCAGGGTAACATTCTCGATATTGAGGCCTACCTGTATAAAACCGCCAAAAACCTGATGCTCGACCATCTGCGCCAGCAGCAGCGGCGGCAGACCGAAGCGGTAGAAGACGACATTCTGGCGCAGTATCCCTCCGGCGAACCGGCGCTTGAACAACTGGCGATCGATAGCCAACTGCTGCAGCTGTTGCAACAGGCGTTGGCGGGCATGCCGTCGCGCACGCAGCAGATTTTCCGCCTTAACCGGCTCGATGGCCTGACCCAGGCGCAGGTGGCGGCGCAGCTGGGCGTGTCGCTCAGCACGGTGGAAAAACACCTGGCCAGCGCGCTCGAGCGGCTGATGGCGCGTATGGAAGAACAATAA
- a CDS encoding FecR family protein, which yields MKPLTAQARQQAAAWAVRLAEGALPAERRQALDAWLADDPQHPAALRQARQLWTTLGQLPPEQRQALQPQVAALKTPSRHRWPRWAVAAAVAIAVSFGVYRGPDLWIGMQADYQTVRGEVREVALPDGSRVALDSGSAIALAYSADERKVRLLRGTAYFIVAPLGGAERRPFRVEAENGVTQALGTEFSVARTEQGVDVSVHQHSVRVTLERGERSLVVAQRQAAHYRSGLLWLTRQAAGDDAWRRGWLVIDRQPLAQALAQLNRYRETRIVAVNPALRARTVSGVFALNKLDDGVGAIRQELSARQLNLPGITLLY from the coding sequence ATGAAACCGCTAACCGCGCAGGCGCGACAGCAGGCGGCCGCCTGGGCCGTACGCCTGGCCGAAGGGGCGCTGCCCGCCGAACGGCGGCAAGCGCTGGACGCCTGGCTGGCCGATGATCCGCAGCATCCGGCGGCGCTGCGTCAGGCGCGCCAGCTTTGGACGACGCTGGGGCAGTTGCCGCCAGAGCAGCGGCAGGCCTTACAGCCGCAGGTGGCGGCGCTGAAAACGCCCTCTCGCCATCGATGGCCACGCTGGGCGGTGGCGGCGGCTGTGGCGATCGCCGTTTCCTTCGGCGTTTATCGCGGGCCGGATCTGTGGATCGGCATGCAGGCGGATTATCAAACCGTTCGCGGCGAGGTGCGCGAAGTTGCGTTGCCGGACGGCAGCCGGGTGGCGCTGGACAGCGGCAGCGCGATCGCGCTGGCGTATTCTGCAGACGAGCGCAAGGTGCGATTGCTGCGCGGCACCGCCTATTTTATCGTCGCGCCGCTGGGCGGGGCGGAACGTCGCCCGTTCAGGGTGGAGGCGGAAAATGGCGTCACGCAGGCGCTGGGCACCGAGTTCAGCGTAGCGCGCACCGAGCAGGGCGTGGATGTCAGCGTGCATCAGCACAGTGTGCGGGTGACGCTCGAGCGCGGCGAGCGCTCGCTGGTGGTCGCGCAACGTCAGGCGGCGCATTACCGCAGCGGCCTGCTGTGGCTGACGCGGCAAGCGGCCGGTGATGACGCCTGGCGGCGCGGCTGGCTGGTGATCGACCGCCAACCGCTGGCGCAGGCGCTCGCGCAGCTCAATCGCTATCGCGAAACCCGCATCGTGGCGGTCAACCCCGCGCTAAGAGCACGCACGGTGAGCGGCGTGTTCGCGCTCAATAAACTCGATGACGGCGTCGGCGCCATTCGTCAGGAACTCTCCGCCCGTCAGCTGAATCTCCCCGGCATCACGCTGCTGTACTGA